ACGTCAACTTCACGGGCGAGCGCATGGAAGACCTGCGCAACCGTGCGCTGCTGTCGGCGCACTGGCTGTCCCACGCCGTCTGGCTCGACGGCTACGAGATCCACTAGGAGATCAGGTATGGCGCCGCAGGTGGGCGTGATCATGGGCAGCGACTCGGACTGGCCGGTGCTGGAGGCGGCCGGCGCGGCGCTGGACGAGTTCGGCGTCGAGTACGAGGTCGGCGTCTACTCGGCGCACCGCACGCCGCAGCGCATGCTGGACTACGCGACTTCGGCGGCCTCGCGCGGGTTGAAGGCGATCATCGCGGGCGCGGGCGGCGCGGCCCACCTCCCCGGCATGGTGGCCTCGGCGACGGTGCTGCCGGTGATCGGCGTCCCGGTGCCGCTGAAGTACCTCGACGGCATGGACTCGCTGCTGTCGATCGTCCAGATGCCGGCGGGCGTCCCGGTGGCGACGGTCTCGGTCGGCGGCGCGCGCAACGCGGGCCTCCTGGCGGTCCGCATCCTGGCGGCGTCCGACGAGGGCCTGCGGGCGAAGATGGCGCGCTTCCAGCAGGACCTGGAGAAGCTGGTCCTGGACAAGGACGCGGCCCTGCGCGAGAAGACGGGTCACTAGCGGCTCGTTCAGTCGAGCTCGCCGATCAGCTGCTGCCGCAGTTCGCGCTTGAGCACCTTCCCGGCGGCGGACACCGGGATCTGCTCGACCACGTGGATCTCCCGCAACCGCTTGTAGGGCAGCACTTTCTCGTTCACCGCGGCCATCAGCTCGCCGGCGTCCAGCGAGCCCCGCGGCACCACGAAAGCGACCGGCAGCTCGCCCACCTCCACGTCGGGGCGGCCGACGACCGCGGCGGCCGCGACACCCGGCATCGTGATGAGCAGCTCCTCCAGCTCGCGCGGGAAGACGTTGTACCCCTTGTACAGCAACATGTCCTTCTTGCGGTCCACGATGGCCAGGTAGCCGTCGGTGTCGAGGACGCCGATGTCGCCGGTGTGCAGCCAGCCGCCGGCCAGGGCGGCCGCCGTCTCCTCGGGGCGGTTGCGGTAGCCGAGCATGATCTGCGGCCCGCGCAGGCAGACCTCGCCGCGCTCGCCCGCGGGGAGCGGGTCTTCGCCGCCCTCGGCCGGGACGATCTTGACCTCGGTGTCGAAGATCGGCACGCCCACCGAGCCGACCTTGCGGGTGCCCGAGCGGTACGTCGGCGCGATCACCGCGCCCATCGTCGCCTCGGTGAGGCCGTAGCCCTCGGTGACCACCACGCCCGGGAACCGCTCGCGCAGCGCGGTGATCATCGCGTGGTTCATCGGCGCCGCACCCGAACCGATCGCGCGAACCGACGAGAGATCGGCGGTGGGGAACGACGGCGTCGCGAGCAGTGCGGCGAACAGCGCCGGAGCCCCGCCCATGCCGGTGACGCGCAGCCGTTCGGCGTCGGCGACGTACGCCGCCGGGTCGAAGCGCGAGTGCAGGACGACCGTGGTCCCGGCGATCACCAGCGAGTTCATCCCGCCGACGATGCCCATGGCGTGGAACCACGGCGTCAGGTTGATCACGACGCCGTTGCCCAGGCGCGACGGCCACTCGTCCTCGCCGCCGATCTGGTCGAGGGTGACGTCCCCGTGCGCGTCCACGGCCGGTACCGAGCCGGTGGCCCAGCAGGCGTGCTGGAGGGTGTTGACCACGACGTTGCGGTGCGACAGCCGCACGCCCTTCGACCGGCCGGTGGTGCCGCCGGTGTAGGCGAGGTGCGCGAGGTCTTCGTAGAGGTCGACCTCGACGTCGGGGCGCGTCTCCGGCTGGCCGGCGTGGAACGCCTCGAACTCGACAGCGCCCTCGGCCAGGTCGCCGGTGGGCTGGACGACGACGCTGAACCGCGCCGGGATCCGGTCGGCGACGCTCGCCAGCGCGGCCGCGACCGGGCCGTACGTCACGACGGCGACGGCCTCGCAGTCGGCGAGCTGGAAGGCGAGGTCGTCCGGCGGGAGCAGCGGGTTCGCCGGGCTGAAGGTGGCCCCGGCCAGCAGCGTGCCGTAGTAGGCGACCGGGAAGGCCAGGCAGTTCGGCAGGTGCAGTGCCACGACGTCGCCGCGGCCGAGGCCGCGGTCGCGCAGGGCGTTGGCGAACCGGCACGCGGCGCGGTAGGTCTCGGTGAAGGTGAGGCTTCGGCCGTCGTGGGCGAAGGCGGTCCGGTCGCCCCAGCGCGCGGCACCCGCCGCCAGGATCGAACCGACCGGGACTTCGGGGTAGTCGAGGGAGGCGGGCAGACCGGGCGGCGTCGTCGGCGCGGTGATCGGCATCACCCGACCATACGAATTCTGCGGTCAACGCCACAAGGACGACGCAGGTGAACGAGCGCTAACATCGACCGAACCCCTCCCGACGTTGCAGAGAAGGTGACCGGAAGTGACCGACGGCCTGTACCAGCTTGCCGAGGAGCACGAGGAGCTGCGGGCCGCGGTCCGGGCTCTGTCCGAGAAGGAGATCGCGCCGTACGCGGCCGAGGTCGACGAGAACGAGCGCTACCCGATCGAGGCGTACAACGCCCTGGTCAAGTCCGGCTTCAACGCCGTCCACATCGGCGAGGAGTACGACGGCCAGGGCGCGGACGCCGTGGGCGCCTGCATCGTGATCGAAGAGGTCGCCCGGGTGGACGCGTCGGCGTCGCTGATCCCGGCGGTGAACAAGCTCGGCACCCAGCCGATCATCCTGTCCGGTTCGGAGAGCGTGAAGAAGCTGGTGCTCCCGTCGATCGCGTCGGGCGAGGCTTCGGCGTCGTACGCGCTGTCGGAGCGCGAGGCGGGCTCGGACACCGCGTCGATGCGCACGCGCGCCCGGCTCGACGGTGACCACTGGGTGCTCAACGGCACCAAGTGCTGGATCACCAACGCGGGTGAATCTTCGTGGTACACGGTGATGGCCGTGACCGACCCGGACGCGGAGAAGAAGGCCAACGGCATCTCGGCGTTCGTCGTCCACAAGGACGACCCGGGCTTCTCGGTGGGCCCGAAGGAGAAGAAGCTCGGCATCAAGGGCTCCCCGACGCGCGAGATCTACTTCGAGAACTGCACGATCCCCGAGGACCGCATCATCGGCGAGCCGGGCACGGGCCTGAAGACGGCGCTGCGCACGCTGGACCACACCCGCCCGACGATCGGCGCGCAGGCGCTGGGCATCGCGCAGGGCGCGCTCGACGCGGCGGTGGCGTACGTGAAGGACCGCAAGCAGTTCGGTAAGTCCATTGCCGAGTTCCAGGGTGTTCAGTTCATGATTGCCGACATGGGGACGAAGATCGAGGCTGCTCGGCACCTGGTCTACGCCTCGGCTGCCGCGTCCGAGCGGGGGGACAAGCGGGCTGGGTTCATGGCTTCGGCTGCCAAGACTTATGCGTCCGATATCGCCATGGAGGTGACCACGGATGCTGTTCAGCTCTTCGGTGGGGCTGGGTATACGCGGGACTTCCCGGTTGAGCGGATGATGCGGGATGCCAAGATCACGCAGATTTACGAGGGCACCAACCAGATCCAGAAGGTCGTCATGGCCCGCGCCCTGCTCAAGGGCTGATTCCCCCGCTTCGATCGACGCCCCCCGGCCCCACCGTGCCGGGGGCGTCGGCCGTCAACGCCGGCTGTCAGGCCCCTGGGGCGGGCTGAGTTTCGCCACATGAGACATAACCCACCGCCGGGGCGGATTTCGGCTTCCGCGGTGTCACCCTCGAAGGATGTACTGGCCGGTTCCGGCGTCCTGGACGCCCCACGACGAAGCCGAGCTGGTCGCCGGCTGGCGGCTGTGGCTCGAGCTGTCCGATCGCGCCTGGCCGACCGCCGCCTGGGATGGGACCCCGGCCGGCGCCGTCCGGCAGCTGCGTGACCTGCTGGGCGCGTGCGACGAGATCGAGACCGCCTACCGCGCGGCTGCCGATGAGCCGTCGCCCGGGTTCCTGAGCCTGACGCAGGGGCTCGCCGTCACGGCCGGCTCGGCCATCTCGCTGTGGTTCGACGACTTCGACCAGCTCGACGGCGAGCGCGCGGCCCTGCTGCACGAGGACCTCGCCCGGTTCGCCGAGCAGGCGGAACAGGTACTGACGCTGCTCGCGGTCAACGGCGGCTGGGCCGGCCTCGACGAGGTGCGGCGCCGTCCCGCCTAGGCCCCGGCCGGCGTCGGATCGGTGCCGCCCTCTTCGACGGGCCGGAACCGCCGGCCGCCGAGTGCGTCGTCCAGCGGGCGGTCCAAGGTCAGCTCCGGGCCGGGGCCGATCGCCCAGCCGAGCTCGACGACGGTGTCGACCTCCTCCCGGTACTCGGCCAGGTGCGTGACGTCCCCGCCGTCCATCGACCATTCGCCGCCGACGGTCAGGTGCAGCCGGCCGATCAGCATGCCCGGTGCCGGGAGGTGCCAGCCGAACCGGTGGACGACGAACTCCGTGCTCCAGCTCGCCCAGTACATCCAGCCCGAACCGTCGGCGCGGAAGCCCAGTTCGGTGTACTCGGGTGAGCCGGGGTGGACCTCCTGGTCCGACCAGTAGCCGATCAACCGCGTGTCCACCCCGGGATCGTCCCATCCTGGCGGCGCCCGCTCGAGTCCCCTGCGACGGCCGGTAGCCGGGTGGTCGCGGATCCACCCCGGGATCGGCTCAACGTCGCAACGACGTTGCGCCACCCGGCCCAGCGGATCATGGGGCTGGCTGGGTACCCAGAAGGCATGAACCGGACAGAGGCCACCGCCGAAAGAGGCGAGAAGAGCAACACCGCGCAACTGCTCGGCCGGGCCGGCATGGCCTGCTACGGCGTCGTACACCTTGTCCTCGCCTACCTCGCCCTGCAGGTCGCCTTCGGCAGCAGTGAGCAGGCGGATCAGAAGGGCGCACTGGAGCAGATCGGCTCGTCGGCGTTCGGGCAGGTTCTGCTCTGGGTCGTCGCCATCGGGCTGGTCCTCTTCGGGCTGTGGCAGTTCCTGATGGCCGCCACCGGCTACGAGTGGGTCAGCGGCGGGAAGCGGACGCGCAAGCGGATCGGCGCCGCCGCCCGCGGTGTCGTCGTGCTCGTGCTCGGCTTCACCGCCTTCCGGCTCGCCACCGGCAGCAGCAGCGGCGGATCGAGCGGCCAGAAGCAGCAGGAGTTCACCGGCAAGCTGCTGTCGCTGCCGGCCGGGCCGGCCTTGGTCGTCCTCGTCGCGGCTGCCGTCCTGGGGGTGGCGATCGCCGCCGGGATCAAGGGTGCGAAGCAGAAGTTCCTCGAAGACCTCAACACGTCCGAGCTGCCGGGCCGGTCGCGCCGCTGGGTCGGCTGGCTGGGCACCACCGGCTACCTCGCCAAGGGTCTCGTCCTCGCCGTGGTCGCGATCCTGCTGGCCATCGCCGGGTTCAACGCCGACGCGCACAAGGCGGGCGGCCTGGACGCGGCGCTCAAGACGCTCGCCGCCCAGCCCTTCGGCACCGTGCTGCTGACCGTGGTGGCCCTGGGGCTCGCCGCGTTCGGGGTCTACTGCTTCCCCGCCGCTTGGACGCACAAGCGCTGAGTGGTGCCTGTCGGTTTCCTGTCGATCACTGTCCGGAGCTTCGAGATGGGTGCCCGGTGCCCTACTTTGGGCCGGGTCAGTTGAAACTTCACCTACCTGGGAGCTGAAACCGGATGTTCGGACGATTCAAGGACGTGGCCCTGTTGCTGGGGAGGATCGGCGTCGCGGTCGTCTTCCTCGCGCACGGGCTCCAGAAGTGGAACAACGGCATCGGCGGCACGGCGAAGTTCTTCGAAATGTCGGGCATCCCGCTGCCCACGGCCGCCGCGGTCTTCGCGATGACCGTCGAGATCCTCGGCTCGCTCGCGTTCATCGCCGGCTTCCTGCTGCCGCTCGTCGGCATCGGCTACGTCGTGATCTCGGTCGGCGCGCTGCTCTCGGTGCACATCGACAACGGCCTGACCGGCCAGGGCGGCTACGAACTCGTCCTGGTGCTCGCGCTCGCCGGCCTCGCCCTCGGCTTCAACGGCGGCCGGCTCTCGCTCGACCACCTGCTGTGGGGCCGCAAGCGCGCCCGCCGCGACGCCGGCGTCGGCGAACTCCAGAACGCCTGACCTCAAGTCCGTGAAGGCCACCTTCAGGAACTTCAAGTTCCTGAAGGTGGCCTTCACGGCTTTACGCCGGGAGGTCGGCCGTGGTGCGTTCGGCGTCGCGGCGGGCGGCCAGCTTCGCCGGGTCGGCGTTGCTCACGTGGACCAGGTGGGCGCCCGCGGCCAGGGGGACGAGCAGGCCGTCGAGGATGCCTTCCGGGCCGTCCCACTCCCGGGTGGACAGCACGCGGTCGTCCGCGGTGAGGCCCAGTTTCGCCGCGCGCGCCCTGGCCTCGGCCAGCACTTCGTCCACTGTGGACTCGAAGAGGGCCGTCGTCCCGCCGGGGATCCGGAAGAGCGGGCTGTACTGGTCGCCCGCGGCCCGTGACTCCGTCAGGTAGTCGAACGCGCCGCCGCCCGGCGGCTCGGCCAGCCCGCGGCCCATCGGGTCCAGCGTCACGACGGCGGTCGCCGCCGCGCCGGTCGGCTCCGGGTCGTCCGGCCCGACGAACGCCAGCCGGGCGCCGGCGCCCTCGGTCACCACGCGCGCCCCGCACCACCAGGCCCCGAGCAGGACGCCGACGGTCTGCCAGTGCGCCGGGAGCTGCACGGCCACGGCGTCGCCCGGTTCGATGTCGAACTCCTCGGTCAGCCAGTTGGCCGTCTTCGCCGCCCAGTTGGCGGTCGTCGCCACGGACAGCTCGACGCGGCTGCCCAGCTGGTCGTCGTAGTGGGTGATCAACGGTTTGGCGGGCGAGGCCAGCAGCGGCCGCAGCAGCTCGTCGGTCAGGCTCATGGGACAAGGCTAAGGCGCGGACCACGGGCTTCGCCGGTTGACACGCGATCAGTGAACTGAGTAGCTTTGCTTTGCAAGCAAAGCTATATCGGACTGGGGGTCTTCCATGACCGTTCTCGTCACCGGCGCCCGCGGGAACGTCGGGCGTGCCGTGCTCGACGCGCTCGTCACCGCAGGTCAGGACGTCCGCGCCGCGAGCCGGGACGTCACGACGCTCGACGTCGGAGTCGCCAAGGTCAGCGCCGACCTCGAGGATCCGTCGACCCTGGACGCCGCGCTGGAGGGCGTCTCGTCGGTGTTCCTGTACACGCGGCCGCAGGGGATCGAAGGGTTCGTGAAGGCGGCCGAAGCGGCCGGCGTGCGGCACGTCGTGCTGCTGTCGTCGGGCGCGACGCTCGAGCCTCGATCCGCGCAGAGCCGCGTCGCGCGCCTGCACCGGGCGGTGGAGGAGGCGCTGATCGCCGCGCCGTTCGCCGAGACGCTGCTCAACCCGGGC
This window of the Amycolatopsis balhimycina FH 1894 genome carries:
- the purE gene encoding 5-(carboxyamino)imidazole ribonucleotide mutase — encoded protein: MAPQVGVIMGSDSDWPVLEAAGAALDEFGVEYEVGVYSAHRTPQRMLDYATSAASRGLKAIIAGAGGAAHLPGMVASATVLPVIGVPVPLKYLDGMDSLLSIVQMPAGVPVATVSVGGARNAGLLAVRILAASDEGLRAKMARFQQDLEKLVLDKDAALREKTGH
- a CDS encoding class I adenylate-forming enzyme family protein, which gives rise to MPITAPTTPPGLPASLDYPEVPVGSILAAGAARWGDRTAFAHDGRSLTFTETYRAACRFANALRDRGLGRGDVVALHLPNCLAFPVAYYGTLLAGATFSPANPLLPPDDLAFQLADCEAVAVVTYGPVAAALASVADRIPARFSVVVQPTGDLAEGAVEFEAFHAGQPETRPDVEVDLYEDLAHLAYTGGTTGRSKGVRLSHRNVVVNTLQHACWATGSVPAVDAHGDVTLDQIGGEDEWPSRLGNGVVINLTPWFHAMGIVGGMNSLVIAGTTVVLHSRFDPAAYVADAERLRVTGMGGAPALFAALLATPSFPTADLSSVRAIGSGAAPMNHAMITALRERFPGVVVTEGYGLTEATMGAVIAPTYRSGTRKVGSVGVPIFDTEVKIVPAEGGEDPLPAGERGEVCLRGPQIMLGYRNRPEETAAALAGGWLHTGDIGVLDTDGYLAIVDRKKDMLLYKGYNVFPRELEELLITMPGVAAAAVVGRPDVEVGELPVAFVVPRGSLDAGELMAAVNEKVLPYKRLREIHVVEQIPVSAAGKVLKRELRQQLIGELD
- a CDS encoding acyl-CoA dehydrogenase family protein encodes the protein MTDGLYQLAEEHEELRAAVRALSEKEIAPYAAEVDENERYPIEAYNALVKSGFNAVHIGEEYDGQGADAVGACIVIEEVARVDASASLIPAVNKLGTQPIILSGSESVKKLVLPSIASGEASASYALSEREAGSDTASMRTRARLDGDHWVLNGTKCWITNAGESSWYTVMAVTDPDAEKKANGISAFVVHKDDPGFSVGPKEKKLGIKGSPTREIYFENCTIPEDRIIGEPGTGLKTALRTLDHTRPTIGAQALGIAQGALDAAVAYVKDRKQFGKSIAEFQGVQFMIADMGTKIEAARHLVYASAAASERGDKRAGFMASAAKTYASDIAMEVTTDAVQLFGGAGYTRDFPVERMMRDAKITQIYEGTNQIQKVVMARALLKG
- a CDS encoding DUF1206 domain-containing protein, which codes for MNRTEATAERGEKSNTAQLLGRAGMACYGVVHLVLAYLALQVAFGSSEQADQKGALEQIGSSAFGQVLLWVVAIGLVLFGLWQFLMAATGYEWVSGGKRTRKRIGAAARGVVVLVLGFTAFRLATGSSSGGSSGQKQQEFTGKLLSLPAGPALVVLVAAAVLGVAIAAGIKGAKQKFLEDLNTSELPGRSRRWVGWLGTTGYLAKGLVLAVVAILLAIAGFNADAHKAGGLDAALKTLAAQPFGTVLLTVVALGLAAFGVYCFPAAWTHKR
- a CDS encoding DoxX family protein, which produces MFGRFKDVALLLGRIGVAVVFLAHGLQKWNNGIGGTAKFFEMSGIPLPTAAAVFAMTVEILGSLAFIAGFLLPLVGIGYVVISVGALLSVHIDNGLTGQGGYELVLVLALAGLALGFNGGRLSLDHLLWGRKRARRDAGVGELQNA
- a CDS encoding TIGR03089 family protein; amino-acid sequence: MSLTDELLRPLLASPAKPLITHYDDQLGSRVELSVATTANWAAKTANWLTEEFDIEPGDAVAVQLPAHWQTVGVLLGAWWCGARVVTEGAGARLAFVGPDDPEPTGAAATAVVTLDPMGRGLAEPPGGGAFDYLTESRAAGDQYSPLFRIPGGTTALFESTVDEVLAEARARAAKLGLTADDRVLSTREWDGPEGILDGLLVPLAAGAHLVHVSNADPAKLAARRDAERTTADLPA